The genomic region AAAATATCTAACGAAACTCGCCATGCTTGGCGGCTATCTTGCTCGTTCGAACGATCCACCACCAGGCAATATGGTTATATGGAGAGGTGCTTCACGTTTGACGGATATTGAATTGGGGTTCTCTCTGGCCAATACTTGTGGGTAATTGAAAGCTTCGCTAGGCGCTTACATATCGTCTGCGACAATTCCGTTTTTCACGTAACATGGCAATGCCACAACAAAGACTGGCTACTGCGTTGGGGTCGGGCTAAAAAGCTCTACTAAAAAGTATCCTTTGACAATTGGCAATCCAGCCAATATAATTACATGAAAGGAAAGGGGATTTTTGTATGGCCTTTATCAACGAAAAGAACAAAGAGATCAATTGTAAGATAGTCTATTACGGGCCTCCAAGGTGCGGCAAATCGACCTCGATAAGAAATATTTGCACCGAGGTGAAAAAGAACAGCAAGGGAGAGCTTGTTTCGCTCACATCAGAGGACGACAGGACACTTTATTTCGACTTTATACCCATAACATTAGGGAAGATGGGCGAATATACCATAAGGCTCCACCTTTATACCGTCCCCGGAGAGGTCGCCTATGAAGCGAACCGGAAGATAATTTCAAAAGGCGTGGATGGCGTCGTGTTTGTTGCCGATTCACAGCTCGAAAAGGTAGAAAGTAACCTTCAAAGCCTTGCCGAACTGAACGAGATATTACATCATGAAGGAGTCTCTTTTAAAGATGTCCCGCATGTCATCCAGTACAACAAGCGCGATCTCGGAAACGCCGCGCCGGTTTCGGAACTGAGAGCCCTGCTGAACAAATACGCCGCGCCTGATTTTGAGACGGTGGCAACAAGCGGCAACGGAACCTACGACGCATTTAAGGCGATATCCACGAAGGTGTTGCTAGATCTAAGAAATACCTACCAATAAGAATGTCAATTTTGATCCGCCTTAGGCGGAGAAGAATCCAGTGAACACAATTACAATTGAGCGATGGAGATCCTTCGCCCGAAGGGCTCAGGATGACGTTCCGATTATCATTGGAACGTCACTTCGGCACTTTGTCCCAATCTTTAGCGAATTTTTCGATACCGATATCTGTTAGCGGGTGTTTTACCAGTTGCCGGATAACGCTGAACGGGATGGTGCAGATATGGGCTCCCATGAGGGCGGCATCGCGTACGTGCAAGGGATTGCGGATGCTGGCCACGATTATCTCGGTCTTGTAGTTATAGTTCTTATAGATCTGAACGATCTGTTCGATCAGCGCCATTCCATCCTCGGAGATGTCGTCGAGCCTTCCCACGAACGGGCTTACATAAGTTGCTCCGGCCTTTGCGGCAAGAAGGGCCTGATTGGGCGAGAAACATAAGGTTACGTTCGTATGGATTCCATGGTCGTGGCAGAGCTTNNNNNNNNNNNNNNNNNNNNNNNNNNNNNNNNNNNNNNNNNNNNNNNNNNNNNNNCTTTGATCACGCTCTTAAAGTCGCGGCCAGTCTTTGCAACTAGCGAAGGATTTGTTGTGACCCCGTCCACCAGCCCCATGGCGTTTGCCTTCTTGATCTCGTTAATGTCTGCGCTATCGATGAATATCTTCATAATGCCTCCTTGAACTCCCTTATGGTCCTTTTAAGGACCGGATGAATAAGTAACGGCGCTATATCACAAAGCGGTTCAAGCACAAACATTCTTTTGTGCGCCTCGGGGTGGGGGATCTTTAGGTCATGTTCGTTCAGAACGATATCATCGTAGAAAAGAATATCGATGTCAATGGTGCGGGGCTCCCATTTTTCACCGGTCCTGATCCTTCCCAGGCTTGATTCTATTTCGTGCAGGGCTTCCAATAATTGGCGGGGGGTAAGCTCGGTCTCTAGATAAGCCACACCATTAATAAACGGAGGAGTGTCATTCTGAGCCCTGAGGGGGCGAAGAATCTCGTGAATAAAGTTTGATCCAGCAGATTCTTCGCTGCGCTCAGAATGACAAGGGGGCGGCAAAACCGGCTTAGTTTCATACCACTTTGATATTATTATGTTTTTTGCGATGCTAGACGACTTTAGCAGTTTGGTCGCCTTTTCGCAGTTCTTCTCTCTATCGCCCAGGTTCGAGCCTATGCCCAAATATACTGTATGCACAAAAGGGCCCATAACAATTCTTGATTTTATACGCAACTTTTTTAATGTTCAACCGATACTGTTTGTGTTAGGGAGAATTCAAAGAGTTTAAGGGTTTGCGATCTTTTGCATGGGAGATATAATGGGCGGTTGCGGAACACCCCAAATAAGCGGTCCCGAGATAGACGCTCTTATAGATGCGCCTATTAGAGACGACGATCCTCTGTCAAATTTTGACGGAGCTGATGTAGGATATGATGCCACACCAGACGCATGGTTTGACGCCGATAGATATGTCGCGCCCGATGCCCTCAAAGATGTAAACACCGATAGCACAAATGATACCACGTTGGGCGACAACGATATAAAATGGTCCGATGTCTTTATTGACGGAAGCGATGAGGTCATAGATGAATACGTTGCGCCAGAAGAAATTTCTGTAGATTCAGAAACGGACCCTGCGGACTCAGAAGCTACCGCAGATGTTGACCTTCCCGATATCCCTTCCGACAACGAGCAAGATACAGATGAAACCTCTCCGCCGCTTGATACCGATGGTGACGGGGTAGAAGACGAAGAAGATAATTGCCCGCTTGTCAAAAATGCGGATCAAAAAGATTCGGACGATGACGGGATTGGCGATGCCTGCGATATTGAAGAATGTGACGGTTTAGATAATAACGGAGACGGATCCGCCGACGAGATCTTTTTGGAACTCGGAAAAGAATGTTCAATAGGGGTTGGCATCTGCTATTCGATCGGCGAATATGTGTGCTCTGAAGATGGAAAATCGACCGAATGCGACGCAGAAGTTATTGAGCCTGAAGAAGAGATATGCGACGGCCTTGATAACAACTGTGATGATCATACAGACGAAGGATGTGCGTGTACGCCGGGCCTGTACGATTCTTTGCCCACCGATTGCGGTGTGGGGGCTTGCGAAAGCGAAGGCGAGACGTATTGCGAAGACGGCGTTGTTGAGGATAGTTGCGTGCCTGGCGTTCCAGCCGCAAACGATGCCACATGTAATGATGTAGACGACGATTGCGATAGCGTGGCCGACGAAAACTACGTAATTACGTCCAGCTTTTGCGGCGTTGGCGCGTGCATGGCAAATGGTTTGATAACGTGCTTTGGCGGAGCCGAAGTCAATAGTTGCGCACCCGGCACGCCTGCTCCAAGCGATACTACATGCGACGGCATAGACGACGATTGCGACGGCACAGCCGATGAAGATTACAAACCCACATCAACCAAATGTGGTACGGGAGCATGTGAAAGCACAGGCGAGACATATTGCGAGGATGGCGTAGCAAAAGACAGTTGCATGCCGAGCCCGCCCGCTTCGGATGATGCAACATGCGACAGAATAGACGACGATTGCGATGGCGTAGCTGATGAAGATTATGTTTCCACATCGATCACATGCGGCATTGGCGCATGTTTTGCAACAGCAATGTCAGCTTGTATTGCCGGCGTAGAGAAAAGCGCGTGCGCGCCCGGCGCACCAGCCAAAAATGATGCAACCTGTAACGCGATTGACGACGATTGCAATGGCGCAACTGACGAAGATTACCCGCCTACACCGATCGAATGCGGTGTCGGCGCATGTATGGCGAATGGCTTTTTGACATGTGTCGGCGGCAATGAAATCGATAATTGCACACCCGGCACGCCCGCTCCAAGCGATACCACATGTGATGGAATTGACGACAACTGCAACGGACCTGCCGACGAAGGTTTTGTGCAGTCGGCGATCTCCTGCGGTGTGGGGGCTTGCGAAAGCGAAGGCGAGACGTATTGCGAAGAAAGCTCGGTTATGGACAGCTGCCAGCCAAAGGCGCCGGCAGCTGTTGATATCAACTGCGATAATATCGATGATGACTGCGACGGCCTCAAAGATGAGCACTATGTTCCCACAGAGACAAGTTGCGGGACCGGGGCATGTCTGGCACAGGGGATGTTGATGTGTTTCGGCGGAACAGAGATAGATACCTGTGTTGAAGGTGAAATTACCGGTGATGATACAGATTGCAACAATATAGACGATAACTGTGACGGTCTTGTGGACGAAGGTTTCATTTCAACTCCCANNNNNNNNNNNNNNNNNNNNNNNNNNNNNNNNNNNNNNNNNNNNNNNNNNNGAGAAGAGGTCGATACCTGCGAGGCTGAACAGGTTAAAGCAGAGGTCTGCGACGGCAAGGATAACAACTGCGACGGCGAGACGGACGAGGGTTTTAATTTAGGAGAACCTTGCAGCGTCGGGGTAGGCGAATGCCAATCGTCCGGTTCCGTTATTTGCAACGAAGATGGCGGAGAAACATGCGACGCGGTCCCCAAAATCCCTGCGCCAAATGATGCCTCGTGCAACAATAAAGATGACGATTGCGACGGGATGACGGATGAAGATTATGTGCCTTCTGTCACGAGCTGTGGAGTGGGAGCGTGTTTTAATCAGGGTCTTTTGACTTGCGTCGGAGGAGCTTTGACCGATACCTGCTCCCCGAAGGCAGCTACCGGCGGCGACGCAGACTGCAATAACGTGGATGATGATTGCGACGGTTCAAAAGATGAACACTATGTTCCAACGGAAACGAGCTGCGGGACCGGGGCATGTTTGGCCCAGGGGATGTTGATGTGTTTCGGCGGAAGGGAAGAAGATATCTGTGCTGAGGGAACGGCTACCGGTGATGATACAGATTGCAACAATATAGACGATAACTGTGACGGTCTTGTGGACGAAGGTTTCATTTCAACTCCCACATATTGTGGAACCGGTGAATGTTCGGCGACCGGCATCAATATATGTTTTGGAGGAGAAGAGGTCGATACCTGCGAGCCGGGAGCGCCAGGCATTGAGATCTGCGACGGTCTTGATAATGACTGCAACGGCTATACAGATGAACCGGGAGTCTTTGTGCTCGATCACGACGCTGACGGGCTCTGCGATGAGCTAGATTGCGATATCAATGAACCGGAAACGCATCCATTGGTGATAAAATGTGCAGGGCTTTCGACAGATGCATGTTGGAACGCGTTGACCAATCCCGGTTTTGACGTCGGCGCAACCCTTTCGGTTTCGATACAGTATTATGACCCCGCGGACGGTATCTCGATGTGTTATGATGCCCTATGGACGGACGCGTGCGGCAAAGACAATATACAGCCTGCGGCTCTGGCTTGTACCGACCAGCTGATGTTTGTAGGGATTGAGCCCGGAAGCGGCGGAAACAAGTTCAGGTGGTCAACGCCCGACGGCACAACCGCGAAATTCTCTTTCAATAAGACGCTGACACCGAAGAATGCGAACGCGCAGATATTTTACTCGGAGCCGTGCAACTTTAATGCTCTCTTCAGGTCCAATCTTTGTCAGTGATCATCTCTTAAGAAAATATTCCTTGGCGGGCTCTCTCATATTGTAATTTGAGCCCATGACGTGTCCGTACGCGCCTGCGGTGGCGATAAGGATCACATCGCCTTCAGAAGGCTCGGGCATAGGACGCTCGTATCCCAAAATATCGCCCGATTCGCAAATAGGCCCCACGATATTTGCAACGACGTTGGACGGCTTTCCGATCTTTGAAAGATTCACTATTTCATGATGGGCGCCGTAAAGGGCGGGGCGGATAAGAGAGTTCATTCCGGTATCGATGCCTATGTAATTATATTCATCCTTCTTCTTCGTCTGTGTCACCTTTGCAAGAAGCACTCCGGCCTCGGCCACGAGAAACCTTCCCGGTTCTATCCAGAGCTTATATTTAGGGTATGCGGAAGCGACCTCCTGGAGCATGGTGTTAAGCGTTCCCATATCAAGTTCGATCCTGC from Deltaproteobacteria bacterium CG11_big_fil_rev_8_21_14_0_20_49_13 harbors:
- a CDS encoding gliding-motility protein MglA; this translates as MAFINEKNKEINCKIVYYGPPRCGKSTSIRNICTEVKKNSKGELVSLTSEDDRTLYFDFIPITLGKMGEYTIRLHLYTVPGEVAYEANRKIISKGVDGVVFVADSQLEKVESNLQSLAELNEILHHEGVSFKDVPHVIQYNKRDLGNAAPVSELRALLNKYAAPDFETVATSGNGTYDAFKAISTKVLLDLRNTYQ
- the folK gene encoding 2-amino-4-hydroxy-6-hydroxymethyldihydropteridine diphosphokinase — its product is MHTVYLGIGSNLGDREKNCEKATKLLKSSSIAKNIIISKWYETKPVLPPPCHSERSEESAGSNFIHEILRPLRAQNDTPPFINGVAYLETELTPRQLLEALHEIESSLGRIRTGEKWEPRTIDIDILFYDDIVLNEHDLKIPHPEAHKRMFVLEPLCDIAPLLIHPVLKRTIREFKEAL